DNA from Nilaparvata lugens isolate BPH unplaced genomic scaffold, ASM1435652v1 scaffold7385, whole genome shotgun sequence:
AGGACGGGGGGGACTCTGTCAGCATACAGAAGAACTGTGGACGGGATAATATTTGTATTCCTGACCTGAGACTTACTGCTACACCgtgagtattatcatagagaaacaatagcgtaagtagatatcccatggtatagggaatttatgtcgcaacttttactgttatctcaagccgattactgtcgatcattgtcaatttttactgttatctcaagccgattactgtcgatcaTTGTCAATTtgtactgttatctcaagccgattactgtcgatcaTTGTCAATTtgtactgttatctcaagccgattactgtcgatcattgtcaatttttactgttatctcaagccgattactgtcgatcaTTGTCAATTtgtactgttatctcaagccgattactgtcgatcaTTGTCAATTtgtactgttatctcaagccgattactgtcgatcattgtcaatttttactgttatctcaagccgattactgtcgatcaTTGTCAATTtgtactgttatctcaagccaattactgtcgatcaTTGTCAATTtgtactgttatctcaagccgattactgtcgatcattgacaatttttactgttatctcaagccgattactgtcgatcaTTGTCAATTtgtactgttatctcaagccgattactgtcaatcaTTGTCAATTtgtactgttatctcaagccaattactgtcgatcaTTGTCAATTtgtactgttatctcaagccgattactgtcgattattgtcaatttttactgttttgtcgggatgatagtgtatgaacggcacaatttgagagactaccagcatcacacagctgcatgggagaGAACTaagtggactatcggcttgagataacagtaaaagttgcgacataaacgccctatactatggaatatctacttacgctattgtttctccatggtATTATTGAGtatataatttgataatgactagcagataacccgtgaTCTGCAAGCGTTAAAACTTGGCAAAATGAAATCTTGCAGAACTgggaataggcctataaccatcctcggttaatcaagaatctatatttGACCGAACGtggtgaggtctatgtttcaactcggatttgcttttgtctgtctgtatgtaacgcgattacggccgaacgcgttgatagaattcgatgagatttggcaggaatattcctttttcaactgcgcatcgatgtatatacaaggttttttgaaattttgcatttttgagatgatatcaataaaaaagaaattcctccatactctgatatcactataatatgctttgaagataggatcaatcagactatagaattattcataatcaatcagctgacagaTGGATTATTCATCGCATGCATTAAACAGATGTCTGAATAGGTGatatcagatacttgtggatgagaagactgcgtgaggtctactgttgacagaactactagtgttatgagtatattattatgtaatgaTTATAGGGGTTTTTCGCTTACTTCTGAGGACTATTTCGATAGTTTCATAATGAAGGGGATAATTGTAGctttttttaaacaaaaattgaatttgaactttCAAGCATGGACTATTTTTTGGATTTGTTATtcactagtagctctgtgagcagtagacctcacgcagtattctcattcacaagtacctgattgaaactatagaccttatggaaatacagcaatagactggcttctccacacatctgtgtaatcacttgtcagctgatttatgatgaataattctatagtctgatttttactctaatattggcttatggaggaggctcctttttcctttatattatccttgaaatgaaaaaaatttccaaaaaccctgtatatacgtcaaagcgcaattaaaaaggaatatacctgtcaaatttcatgaaaatctattaccgcgtttcgccgtaaatgcgcaacatataaacatttgaacattcaaacatttaaacattaggggaaatgccaaaccgtcgacttgaatcttagacctcacttcgctcggtcaattatcgaaatttgggaatagaatagtttggGGCCAAGCCTATTGTCCGTTCCTGATCATATTCAGatgaatattgtaataataatattttcgccacactgcacagaaagcagctgttttccagtccctaagtagatctgaaagaccttgtttgcagacgactctcgtctgacgtcagaaaagggtttcttctccggtctaggccagaaagttgtctcttttccagccgctcatggaagtctgtagttaataagtcatccgctagattgggcgagtgtccactttcttcatcagctgaagtcgccatgatttcagttcgagtttcgaatcaaactaattcgcttcacaaccagttttattcaattattcattgttgattatcgcattccaaattttcaaaaatgcttgaagatgacgatgcctgtgatattccaagtgaaattttaaaataatctgaaatcctgactgcaaaacttctaccactaaaatcaagagataggtatgataaaaagtattctttattttgtattctttatttattttgtcagcaatacctgtagtgtggtgaaaaatatcgttcgcaccacaggcaaaaatgtttttccggctctcaatcttttctagtgctcggcctacggcctcggacttgaaaaccgattttgagccagaaaaatctcattttctgctctaggtgcgaaatatactatatcacaaatgaataaatagataaattgattaatagataaataaataaatgaataaaaaataaaaataaatattcatgatcTTTGATTTAAGGTGCAATTCGGGTCAAGCCGTACGAAGCGTTTTtccaggcgttttcagacgagtcggcagagCAGGAAGCTCACCGattgattatcagctgattcccgaacggcaacccaatcagccaatcagagcttCCTGCTTTGCCGACTTTGCTGAAAATGCCTGATGAAACGCTTCATGTGACTTGGCCCTTGGACTGACAAAGCTATCCATGATAAATCTGTCCCATGTTATTTGTATCAACATAATATAaatcaatgacattttttttctttttctttcaagaGTATCAATAAGCGCTGATTGATGTGTTCGAGAGAACGACTTATGATCGTTGTTTATATACTGtacaaaatctcaatatattaGACTACATTTCATCACTCCAATCTAGAGTCTTTTctcatatattttttgtaacaataataattaatacatcAATTTCTTTCCTCTTATTCAAGCTAGAGAGACATAGATTTCATTTTTTGACGCAATCATTGCATTTTATCGCTTTATTCTTAAGCCGTGTCCAAACTGAACAAATGTGTGAcatacatgtttgttgaggagctcagggacaaacattttaaaaagtttggacaatcattgtttgtcaaacaaaaaattactgtttttccataCATTTTCATAGTTGAcggctgtaaaacataaaacctgttctccccacttaAAATATTTTGCTTGGTGatgcgtccacactggccacgggcaaacattgtttgtcaaacaaaataaaatttgcccaaacttttttttaacaaacatgtttgccgaacatttgttcagtgtcttcttcttcttcttctagtgcGTCTCCTATGGGAGGTTCGCTATCAGCACAGCAATCCGGATCTTATTCACTGCCGCTCGGAACAAGTCTTTGCTGCTGCAGTCAAACCAATCCCTCAAATTTTTAAGCCAGGAAACACGACGCCTTCCAACACTCCTTTTTCCGCTGATTTTTCCTTGAACTATATTCTGCAGAGTTATATATTTGTGGCTTCTCATTAGATGTCCAAGATACaggagttttctcttttttatggTGTAAACAATTTCACATTGTTTCTTCATTTTCGCTAGGACTTCCATGTTGGTGACTCTATTTGTCCACGGTATCCGCCACATCCTGCGGTAGCACCACATCTCAAAGACTTCCAACTTATCCATAAATATGGCTCTTTTTGAGGGTCCATGATTCTATCCCATACAAGAGAGTGGAAAACACGTAACACATTCTATATTTATGTCCCAGCTTGtgaacaattttttcattttcacaaatgTCGATCTGGCCATCTCAATCCTTTTTCTTATCTCTCCCGTCGAATCCCCACTTTCCTCTACCCGTCCCCAGATATCTATACTTATGGACCCTCTCTATGACTGTACCGTCCACCATTAGATTAGTCTGAATTTGTCTATTCAAGGCTTTCCTGACCACCAATAATTTGGTTTTCTTCAGATTCAATTTCAAACCAAATTCACCACATCTGTCATGCAATTTTTGGATCAATCTTTTTCAGTGTAGACACGGCCTAATACCTTATCccaatttttattctatattataatttatgggTGTTATCAATTCCGCCCCATTCTctgttatttattgtattttggataattttattctattacaatttatattCCCTTTTTTTTCAGGAGTGTAAAACGCTACCTACTAGGTTCGGGAGAACGACTGATGATCGACGTTTATGTGCAAAATGAAGGGGAGGATTCGTTTGAGTCAGTCTTGGACATGCATGTGCCCGAGGGACTCAATTATGTCAATTTTGAGAGGGTGGATGCCACAGACAGGGAGATACTCATCTTGTGCTCGGCTCCCAGCTTTTTGAACAACTATACACTGCATTGTGATATTGGAAATCCTCTGCCTAGAGAAAAAACATGTGAGTATTATGGAGttgatgtttataatattattctctcatcctgtttctcttttctccttcctcctttctcctcttcctttaCCTCATCTTTCTACTCCTCcctctcttccttttcctcctctttctacttcttcttctacctcctctgtcttcttcttcttcctctgtcttcttcttcttcttcttcttcttcttcttcttcttcttcttctaattcttcttcttcctctggtcttctacttcttcttcgtcatctcATCttacttcctcttctccttcaatttattcacttcatcatccgtcctcctccttctcctctttctcttcttcttgagAACCAAGGAGTTAGTATCTTCTCATCTTACTCCCTCCTTCAACTTCTCCTCCTTgtcatcctcttctccttctcctcaccaCATTAACTACAATCTTACTTCCTCCTCTTTTTTCTTCAActcctccacctcatcatcCGTTGTTCCCCTCCTCTATTTCTCGTCCTCCAACCACCTCCCTCTTTCTGATTCACCTCTTCCTTAGACTCCTCCCTCCCCTTTTCACAATTTTTGTACTTTATCCCACTTCTGTTTTCCATCAGTTTTTCTTgggctcaactgacacttacgtgactcaggtggagaagagactggactctagtggagagcatgtgtttccaaatggtgacactcagaccagtcgattctagtctccgcgacgtcaccatttcaaaacacaaatgctctccactagagtccagtctcttctccacctgagtcgcctaagtgtcagttgagtCCAAAACTTACTCACTATTTCCCAACCACTCAATAGCCTCCTTCTCTTGCCATCTACTTTGTATTTTgctatttaatcattcatttttttaagagAAGTTTCCTTTCATATGAGAATAGCCTCAATCGTATTTTCTTCTGATGACGGATCAATTCAtcagtttttattatttatatcataCTGTTTCTGGGAAAACATTTATCATCAAATTCTCAAAGTCTCAAAAGGTATTTGAGTACATCAAAACTGTTTCCTTCTTCCCCGTAATAATCTGAATAGGCAACTCTGGTTTGCGCACAGGCATTCTCGTATATGATAAGttttatatgataataattattttctcgtaaaaacacttcactcacatgtGCTgcttttcaacaaattaataaaaaactgtataaaaatcattaagtactctttatttttaaaaacttcaaaatggatcaacaactatagtgaggtccacgttataatggcagtgtgtgattagcaatggtgttgctatccttgtctatcgttcaacaaagcagatggcgctatctctttcacgcattgcgatgttgccacatcgtttatcaacaatgtagaaattcaactaattgacaaaatatttaatctcgatcatggaaatttattattacatctcaaaaaaataaattttcttgacaaataagatatgattaactattttcaacaaataatgaacaattgAATTGATCAGATATagcagtatcagctgtttgggtggcaaggctgagatctcaCAACCCTTTTCTCGTATCTTCttgagctgcgtacacatatatgcgcttccaacccgcaccgagcacacTCCCCCTTGTACCGCCCttgtaccgccctcgtacctccatcgtaccgcagtcgctccgcccacgcacccatcatgaacgttacggaagatgttagatcttctcgcgttccccggtcgaaccactgttgctcgccggtcgatcatcaatcgctctgctggagtgacgttcggttgcggagcagagcgacagtctgtacgcacctctacacaaacattataacctggacctcactagtttcgaccctgacttgggtcattttcaagttgaaatagtttttattgatttgtctTTTCTCTTATATGATAAGTTATTGAGCTTAGTGTTCTCAtggtaatattgtttttattgatcttTCTCTGATACTGTGTTTGCATATATCGTTTTGATTTTGTAATACGGTAtgcatttttttggaaataaaaaactccCTGTACAcctaaataatattctaatcacCAATAAAATCATTCTTCTTTGAAAACACTTTACTCACATGGgtaactttttaacaaattaataaaaacaatataaaatcttgaagtagtttttgaaaatgaagggtacttcaagatttcacATTGCttttattcattcttctttGTTTGCAGGTCCACTTCAGGGTCCTACTGCAGCCTTTCTACAAGGAGGGCATGAAACAGAGATTCGAGTTCTCAGTCTCAGTGAACAGTTCAAACCCCGAAAACAAATCTtcatcacatgataactatCAAGAATTCACGGTTCCCATTTGGGTTGAGACTGACATACTCTTATCTGGGTGAGTGTAAAGATATATAAATACGCTATTAAGTCATcacctgatcaacattggtgttggaATAGAATAggagagaatagaataaatcTTGCTATTCTTGTCTGACATCAGACAAAGAGAAACTGATTTGTATCCTGTAtaagttcaaaatttataatcatttctTCTCATATTCGGAGATGAATATGATAGAATATCCTATTATGATAAGATGAATTCAGATAATATTATCAAGTACCGTATCTTAATTCAGGATTATATCTTTTTCACAATTAACTTCCTACATTACATCCATGTATCCAATAATATATCCTGTTGTTCTATAATTTTTGACAACCATCAAATCTATATTTCTCATACCTCATGGATgtgaaaaaatttcaaaataaactttGTATCACCCATCAATTTGTCAAATAATATCTTCTAATTTTCTATCATTATTCACCATCAACTCTGTATTCTCTATCAATgataatttttccaaaaatcacccattttcactattttttcacaATCATCTCCGTATATCTCAAACATTTTATTACTAATTTGTACTTCCTAAAAGCTTCCTACCAATTTTATTATCCCACATCAATCTATTATtgattactagcaggtaacccgtgctccgcaaggggcTGTTATagaacttgacgtaatgaaatcttgaaaaattgaaaattgggccataaccatcctcggttaattaagaatctatatgcaaaatgtcaagttaatcagttgagtagttgagacgtgatgatgcgtcgaaCATATCCTATCctgtaagtgtataagccagttctttcctccaATAAAAAGTATTCTATAgatttgattattgaattaaaGGCTAGATATTGACTAACTACAAAGAATCGAGATAGCtgttgtgcaaaggctaaaaataaactttctactggtgatatttgcAAGGGTCCATTTTTACATCTGATAAACAGGAAACTTGACTCACTggtattttgaagaattttaaataggcctatgaccatcctcggttaatctatatgtaaaatttcaagtgaatcagttgagtagttgagacgtgatgatgcgtcaaacataatttcctatcttgtaagtgtataagccagttccttccttcattatagtatagattatagaaattgataaacaaaataaaatcttatagctccctttattttttacaaaactttgaaaaataaagggtgctataagattttattttgttttattaattaaaaagtagcccatatgtGTAGTGtttttattatagaaattatattctaGTACCCTCTCCATACATTTTTATATgatcacaactagtttcaggCGTCAAAATACAAtccactattatttttattcttattttcccccatcattttggtagagagttagtggggaggatatttttaatattctttccgaagaatggagattgatatgtccaaagctccgccaatttatgttcatgcataacaatatgattattatctatagttattatattacaaactgctttttcatatcatatacagttcaataattattttcttagtctatattatataaattcatctataatgttgctgtattgtaagctattgtatataagtgtataagccagtatatattgtaatctacataaataaagtactcaatcaatcaatcaatcaatcaatcaatcattaccAATGTATCTccaacaattttttcaataatatcacaTGTTTTTCTATCTTTTTCAGATCTTCTCAACCTGAGGATATCCACTATAACACGTCACTCTATAACGCAGTGAATATAACACAAGAGAGTGAGATAGGGCCTCAGATAGTGCACACTTATAGCATCAGGAATAAGGGACCCTCGGATATAGTACAGGCTGAAGTGTTATTCTTATGGCCTTCCTATACATTGGCTGgtaagattatattattttattgtcaattattTTCGAACCTTTAGTGAGATCcccgttataatagcagtgtttgttaagcaatggtactgctatccttgtctatcattcaaaaaagcagatagcgctatttctttatcgctctgctctgttgccagatcgtcttctaacaatgtagaattaataatcaattaacataatatttcatcctaattatgaaaattcttcatgaaatgattggaaaatatgATATCTTActtaatcaaatattaatgattatCATAAACGAGAGAgacagatcgtcttttaacaatgtagaattgataattatcaaaatatttcatcttaataataaaaattcattacgaaataattgagaaatatagtcttctgcttaataaaatgtaattgagtatttcaaacgagaaagaaacagttaatataacatcaataaacctgtatcagctaccgtccatagaaggcattgacaagacagaggatcggcaacgttgttctgccatctttctttactgccattataacgtggacctcactataattgcTGTCAactgtattgaattattttgataacCTTATAATTTCCTGAAATAGATTATGCAATTACTTATTTCATTGTAGGCTAATTGTATAAAtcataataggctaatattataaatcataatcattCCATTATCTATATTGTATCTactatactagtagttatgtgaacagtagaccttatgCAGTATtccattcacaagtacctgattggaactgtAGACCttaatggaaatacagcaatagactggcttgtccatacatctgtgtaatcacttgtcagctgatttatgatgaataattctacagtctgattttcactctaataatggcgtatgaaggaggctcctttttccttttatattatccttgaaatgcaaaatttccaaaaaccttgtatatacgtcgacgcgcaattaaaaaaggaacatacctgtcaaatttcatgggagtctattaccgcgtttcgccgtaaatgtgcaccataaaaacattcaaacattaagagaaatgccaaaccgtcgacttgaatcttggacctctcttcgctcggtcaaatacagttgagaactggcttatacaggaACGGAAtaggagaattatgtttgacgcatcatcacgtctcaactactcaactgattaacttgatattttgcatataactcttaatcaaccgaggttGGTTagaggcctattttcaattcttcaagatttcattacctACGTCAAGTTCCCAGTGTGTCATGTTTCAAAataaacccttgcggagcacgggcttCCTGCTAATAGTTATCTGAGATTTCATAAGAATAGCAAATAGTTGAGCGGATGAGGTATTTCAATAGCTGATTAGCAATAGTCcgtttttaatcaatttttgttTGACTTCTTCAGGAATTTCATCATTCCTCAATTTATAGTATAATTTTTTTGCCAgttttattcaacattttcttCCGTATTTCAGGTGATCATCTGCTCTACTTATTGGAACAGCCCGAGACCAGTGGACCAATCAGATGCGAGTATGTACCTAATGTGAACGAGGAGAGAGTCAGGGTAAGAATCAGATTGATATTTTATCCTATTTTGACCTTctactattttcacaatttctactattttatttttgacattcaaatcaacgATCAAATTCTCCAAGGACAAGCCCAATTAAATGAGATTCAAGTTTTTGAGCCAGTGGATATGATAGTTAGGCCTAAGACTACACAGTGTATCCAGTATAGAGTTGTCAATTGATTTATAGAGTTAGAGCCAATCATGTATAGAATTTTCAATCATTACAACCGCTCCTATGTTAGGCTACTATGATTCAACTCATACTCATGACctgctattattattgttgacttttgttgatcaataatagatttttatctcAGATAAACTTTATTCGCCATGGGAATATATTTCACCATGATTTAATGATGGGGTTTTCCTAATTGTTGAGAAGAAATATCTTCGTATATCAGCATGTCTCTACATAGTCTAGAATCAATTAAGCAACTTTTcggagttggaaaaggatagagccaTCTGCTTCGTCTAATGACAGATAATGATATCAACACCATTGTTTTCTAAATGTTGACTCTACATGATGATCTGGATCATGTAACCTACCATAGAGATTATGGATATCATTACatcaactttcaacttcatgAATAACAAGAGTTGTGAGTAAAATAGTGTGGCAGTGGAAGTCCTTTCCTCCCCTATAGAATTTACTATGTGTTTGTGATGGAATTGTTTAATATATACATATGATTTTATGTCATTAGGGAATTTATATGAAGTAGAATAATCAGGAATGATATAATAGGAaggaaataattcaattttatgaatTCTTCCACATTTTCAGTTGGATAAAAGGAGGAAATCCTACCTACAATCTGGAAACTTTGGTGTACAAAGTGGTCTGACATCTTCTGGCTCAGGACTAACCATTGAGAAATCAcaatcatcctcctcctcctcctcctctggcACCTCATCCGctcactccttctcctcctcctcttcttcttcctcctcctcacacGGCAGCAGGAAGATTGGAGGCAGTCGAAACAGCTCAGGAAAACGTATCGAACTGACCGCTGCAGAAAGACAAAAGTTAGAGGAAGAAGCACTAaggagagaggaagaggagcTGTTGGCTGAGACAGAAGATGGATCCTACAGACACAACAAGAGGATCAAACAGAAGAACAGGAAGGGAGAGGAGGGCTCCAGGGAGGAAGCTCGAGGTTCGAGGAACAGAGGGGAAGGTAATGGACGTAATAGTGAGGGAACGCAAACTTTCCAAGAACGGGGCAGAACTGAGACCAGCAGTGGAAGTAGAGTGACAAGTTCTGGAGAATCTTCTGGAAAAAGGATCGTGGAAGAAGAGATTGCCAGAAGTTATGGGGCAGGTGGTGTGTACAACCATAACCGGGATGGGTACAACAGAAACTTTGAGACAAACCGTTCCGGAACAGCTGATTCTAGACATTCAGGGTCCTTCGGGACAGGAAGCTCATATGATACGAGGCACTCAACATCCCAGGTCAGCAACATCTTCAGGAACATCTTTTGATGCAAGGGAACCTCTGGAACAGCCTATGATTCCAGAAACTCTGGGACATCCAGTCATGGGTCATCTGGTGGTGCATATGACTCGAGACACTCATCAACTGCCCACCATGAGTATGGTTTCGATGATGAGGCAAGACGCAGACAGTTTGGTAATGATGCCTCATCCACAAAGACCCAGATTGATTACTCCGGGTCATCAAATGTCAATGTGATTCCTGAGGATCGCAAACACTACAGCAAAGAAGAACATCATTTCCGCAACTCCTCATGGAACTCTAAGGATGGTGGACAGCCTAAGGTGCATTCCTTATCTAGCTGGAGTATAAATTCGGATGGTGTGGTGAGAAACGGGAGTTCCACAGATTTTAACGCAAGAGGTACAACTACTTTGGAGGAGGATCTGAGGAATATTGGGATCAACCTATCAAACAATGATGCCACAAACACTAGGAAATATGTGACAGAGGAGCATAAGGAGACAAATACCACCTGGGGAACCAATACTAGACCAAGAACCTATGAGACAACCAACTGGAGAGTTGATGAGAATGGGAATGTCCGAAACGGGAGCTACACAAATGTCTATGAAGATGGCGCAGTAGTGCATAACTATGGGAACAGTGGGGTGCTGTGGAAGGTCACAGGTATTCAGGTTCGTCTTCAGATCACAGGTATTCGGGAGCATCTTCAGGTCAACAGGGGACAGGTTACACATCTTCAGGAACACATGCGACATCTTCA
Protein-coding regions in this window:
- the LOC120356648 gene encoding integrin alpha-PS2-like, with the protein product MKQRFEFSVSVNSSNPENKSSSHDNYQEFTVPIWVETDILLSGSSQPEDIHYNTSLYNAVNITQESEIGPQIVHTYSIRNKGPSDIVQAEVLFLWPSYTLAGDHLLYLLEQPETSGPIRCEYVPNVNEERVRLDKRRKSYLQSGNFGVQSGLTSSGSGLTIEKSQSSSSSSSSGTSSAHSFSSSSSSSSSSHGSRKIGGSRNSSGKRIELTAAERQKLEEEALRREEEELLAETEDGSYRHNKRIKQKNRKGEEGSREEARGSRNRGEGNGRNSEGTQTFQERGRTETSSGSRVTSSGESSGKRIVEEEIARSYGAGGVYNHNRDGYNRNFETNRSGTADSRHSGSFGTGSSYDTRHSTSQGTSGTAYDSRNSGTSSHGSSGGAYDSRHSSTAHHEYGFDDEARRRQFGNDASSTKTQIDYSGSSNVNVIPEDRKHYSKEEHHFRNSSWNSKDGGQPKVHSLSSWSINSDGVVRNGSSTDFNARGTTTLEEDLRNIGINLSNNDATNTRKYVTEEHKETNTTWGTNTRPRTYETTNWRVDENGNVRNGSYTNVYEDGAVVHNYGNSGVLWKVTGIQVRLQITGIREHLQVNRGQVTHLQEHMRHLQVPMMNNTVQDLKIQEPLLQPMAVLQGVVPLQEVALQEGLVLQELVHLQEDLVQQDLAPQREDQGLHSLIVWELLREVQDPMMGGRGRIHLM